Proteins from a single region of Aythya fuligula isolate bAytFul2 chromosome 3, bAytFul2.pri, whole genome shotgun sequence:
- the PTP4A1 gene encoding protein tyrosine phosphatase type IVA 1, protein MARMNRPAPVEITYKNMRFLITHNPTNATLNKFIEELKKYGVTTVVRVCEATYDTAPVEKEGIQVLDWPFDDGAPPSNQIVDDWLNLLKVKFREEPGCCIAVHCVAGLGRAPVLVALALIECGMKYEDAVQFIRQKRRGAFNSKQLLYLEKYRPKMRLRFKDSNGHRNNCCIQ, encoded by the exons ATGGCCCGAATGAACCGCCCAGCTCCTGTGGAAATCACCTACAAGAACATGAGATTCCTAATCACACACAATCCAACCAACGCAACCTTAAACAAATTTATAGAG GAACTTAAGAAATACGGTGTTACCACAGTGGTAAGAGTGTGTGAAGCTACTTATGACACTGCTCCGGTGGAAAAAGAAGGCATTCAGGTTTTG GACTGGCCCTTTGATGACGGTGCTCCACCATCCAACCAGATTGTTGATGATTGGCTAAACCTCCTTAAAGTTAAATTTCGTGAAGAACCTGGTTGTTGTATTGCTGTACACTGTGTTGCTGGTCTTGGACG agcTCCAGTCTTAGTTGCTCTTGCACTGATAGAATGTGGAATGAAGTATGAAGATGCAGTGCAGTTTATAAGACA gAAACGTCGTGGAGCTTTTAACAGCAAGCAACTTCTGTACTTGGAGAAATACCGCCCCAAGATGCGCCTCCGTTTTAAAGACTCCAATGGTCACCGAAATAACTGTTGCATTCAGTAA